A segment of the Nilaparvata lugens isolate BPH chromosome X, ASM1435652v1, whole genome shotgun sequence genome:
TCCTACTCGAGCATTCAAATCTCCAGCTACAATCACATAGTCTGCTTTGTTGCATGCGGTCAACTGTTTCTGTAATTCTTCATAGAATTCTATCGTAGCctctttttttccttcttcagGAGCATATGtgccaaataaagtcaagtaaCCTCTGTCCATCTTGAATCGGACccttattattctttcactaACAAAGGAGTAACTCTCTATTCTATTTTTCCATCTCTGATCAACCAAGACCATCACTCCAGCGCTAGCTCTCCTATTTTGGTCTACTCCACTCCAAATTTCAATGAACTCTCCCCAATCTTTTGTTCCCTTCAGCTTCTTCTTAGTCTCCGTTATCACAGCCAGGTGTATCTTATGCTGTTTCAACTCTTGCATCAgctccacctccttctcattCACTCCTCTCACGTTCCATGTTGCAAAATTCATTGTTTCCGTTATTCCAAATCGTTTTTTCTTTGGCAGTCCATTTTTATTATCCGTTGTTCCGGTCCCATCCGAGGCTGTTTGAAGTTTACCAGTAAGTGTattctcataaacatatattcataaacgcttcattagcgagctatacagagtgaaagatttcgcccggaattcagttcctctggtgaaatacaccgatgctgaattgtttggggactagtttttgaaaaacttatgctggattcatatggaaaaatatctgaagaattgaataaaactagtctggaagctgtagtgtgagtagtttttgagaaaaaagttga
Coding sequences within it:
- the LOC111061136 gene encoding craniofacial development protein 2-like; its protein translation is MNFATWNVRGVNEKEVELMQELKQHKIHLAVITETKKKLKGTKDWGEFIEIWSGVDQNRRASAGVMVLVDQRWKNRIESYSFVSERIIRVRFKMDRGYLTLFGTYAPEEGKKEATIEFYEELQKQLTACNKADYVIVAGDLNARVGNQPIPQVVGTFGEYHLNENGRQLRDFCTYNELKITNTFFRKKTYTNIPGQGEDTDL